The segment CATACCTACCATGGAACctacttgaaataaaattttcttcttgaaaTTTTGCATGTAACTACTTTAAAAAGCTCTTTAATTCTCCATTGAATTGAACATCATGCAAAGGAATATGGATGCTGTACATGTTATAACATTGTTTCTGCATCCAATTTAGAGAAAAAGTGtttcctccttcattttttagGACCCAAAATTTATGCAAATGATTTGAAATGGAAAGGGAATGctcctttgtcttctttttgtaCACAACAAATTACATGCACATGactcaagaaaaatatttatggtCAGCAAGACGAACGCAGCAGCAGGTCTTCTTGCTCTTTTCTAGAAAAGTCTGGAAGACTGAATGCAGGCGTCAGCCCGTGTGGCTCTGGCAGGACTGAACACAGTAACTCGGCTGTCACTGCCCCTTGGGGGTGTCTTGGCCATTTCTGAACCACTTTGAAACAAATCAGCTCTGTTTATAATCCAGGATGAAATGACTGTAACCAGAGTcttgataaaatatttagaatattttaaaaacctcaatttttaaaaatggcatcaAGATGCAAATACATTAGAAAAGTTAATATAAAATGGCTCCACAAATAGCTAAGGAAACACTCCAGTATTTTAAGAACTGAAGAAACTACATCAGATGAGAAATAAAATGATCAAAAAATTAATATGACTAGAAATTAAACACTTATTTGCCAATCAGTTTGGTAAAAACTTACTACCTTTAGCAAATGCCCGTTTCCAGCGCTGCCGGCGGTGCTGCCTGCCTGTCCGAGGGCATCGAAAGCTTCCAACAGCCGCCGACGGAGCCACGAAGGGCGGGCCACGCCCGAGGGGATGCCTTGGCAGTGCGCAGCAAGGAGCCCTGGCGTGCGCCAGGCCGTCCGCGAGTGAGGCCAGCCCCGCACGGAGACGAGCGCGGTGTGATCCCACTACCGCAGTGAGCGTCTAGGACAGGGGAGATCACAGGCGCCAGGGCCCAGGGCGCGGGGAGAGGCGTGAGCGCTCAGCCCACGCTTCCATCTGAGGTGATGAAAGAGCCCGGGTACGGGACATGGTGACGGCGCACAGTGAGCGCTGTGACTGTAACTAGTACAACAAACCAACACCTGGAAGTGGTTCAAACAGGGAATTTTAAGTTGGACACGTTAGcacaataaaaaagttaaaacaaagcCTCCAACGTGACATAAACTTTGACCCCATCGTTGTACCTGTAGGACCCAAGGGTGGGAACTGTGCTTGGACATGTGTGTGGAGGCGTGTGGACGTGGAGGCTGGCGGCCGAGCGTGATGGCAGCATGGTGTGCAACGCCAGAACAGGCGACGGTCACCACAGCATGCCTGTGCAAGGGAGGATCATACAGCCACTGCAAGGAAACCAGAGGAGTACACACAGGAGCCTAAAAAGCCTGCAACTTACTAAGAATAAAATCAGATTATAAAATAAGTATATGAtgtgtaatggacacaaccaagccaagtccacaggaaggaggaatacagtaaggattagagtggacttactgatattctattcatgaactattgtgattattaatcgagaaaatgtggcattggtgtggagaaagtggccatggtggctgctgggtgcggggaatgggaggagatgtgatgtgggggcatttttgggacttggtgttgtcctaggtagtgctgcagggacaattaccagacattgtaggtcctcccagggcccactggatggaacgtgggagagtgtgggccatgacgtggaccattgaccatgaggtgcagtgatgcccagagatgtactcaccaaatgcaatggatgtgtatgatgatgggggagagtgttgctgtggggggagtggtggggtgggggtggtgggggtgcatgggaacctcatatttttttaatgcaatattttaaaaaaatgaattaaaaaatgatgaacacagaaaaagataaaataaaataagtatatgatcctaatttttaaaaaaaaatttaaaaaggaaaaaataaatcccTGAAAGGATTTACGTCAAATACTAATGCAGCTATTGCTGAGAGGTAGGGTTATATGAGATGTTAATTTCCTTCTTTACTGCTTTAATGTGCTTTCTAGAATTATGCTGTAGGCATAATTGCTTTtagatttagggaaaaaaatgcataATAAATACATCCTAGTTGGGATAATGTAAAAAACCTTGCCATGAACTTCAAAATATAGAATTACAAAGTTAACTTTTTATTAACataatgatataaaaaattttgtgtgatatacAGAACTCCCAGAGAgtaattttgaaacattttaataCACTTCTTATAATCTTAATTTACAAGACAACTTGTCTTACTGCCACTGTTATTTCAATACAAAAATCTTACAATATTTTGTTTGCTATAAAACTACAACATTAAAGCTGAGGTTACGtagttctcttcccttccttgcgTTTCTCTTATAAGGAATGTCCGTTAGTCCAGTGCTAAAGCCTCTGAATGTCAAGCAGTAAGTTACACAGGTTCTGTACATAGTTACATAGGGTTACCAGAAGCGCGGGATGCTGCAGCATGCCACACCAGCACTCACGCCACAGGCAAACAGTTCTGCTACACGGGATGCTTTTGTAGCCACGGAAGAGAAGACGTAGAATCTGCAGTCAGACGATTAGGTTGTGGACTTTAGCATGGCAGGGGAGTGATTACCGTTTTGTTAGGCACTGATCCAGGCTAATTCCAGAAAAGCCTGGTTGTTTCTGTGACGCATGCATGATTTGTAAACATAAGCACCCTCAGGCGACAAAAGCCCAAGAACTCATAACATACTCTTAATTAGCTATATAAAAATAACCTGTCTCAGATGCATGCTTGACTCAAATTTTTAGAAGTATCTAAAGGACttggcattttcttctttgattgagGTTACTATACTTATTAAACTACTCTGCTTAGTCCAGTTTGAATAAAGTAACTGAATATGAGTTGGCCAAATTTTATAGGCACATGactcaaaaaggaaaagcagatgaTGAGGGTCAGGCCATCTCCACCTTCAACGACTCAAGCATTACCGCAAAATGTTCACAAAATGGTACTGAGTATGTCACTTTCCCAGCAATGCTTCCAAATCTGTTGAACTGGAATAAAAATAGTAATTCACTACCCTTCTGTTGTACTGAGGAGAATGATGTTGTAGTGTTATGAAAATGAGCTATTCACATAGCATGAAGTTTCAACACCAGGACAGTGGTTTCAAAATAAATGCTGGTGTATCTTCTGAAACAGAACCTTTAACCAACAGTCCAAATCGGCACTTACTGAGATCACCGATTGTGCAGGCAGGCGGTGGCGGCTGGCTCCAGTGAAGACACTGCCAGCAGGGTATGCTGCGTGGCCACGGAGCTCGCGCAGccagaggggcagggggcagccagGGCTCACCCTGCTTTCCGCCGGCCTTTCTGGGCTCAGCCTCACTGTGAAATCAAACGGGGCGACTAGACTAGGTCTTCCCAGCATAGAAATTCTTACTTAAATTGGGGATAAATAATTGGATTTTAAAAACTGGGAACTATAATTTTAGCCTAAAAAAAGTGCAAACTTGTAATACAGTAGAGAACAACCGTGCATCTGCAATTTTCTCAGTGCCCAAGCCAGGGCGTTCCTTTTCCAGTGACCCTGTCTGATAAAACACCGACATTCATGTTTTGGTAAATGCCCGTAGCAGATTCAGATAATTTCTTTAAATGAATTCAGGACGTGTGTTCCCACGTGAGACTTCGGGAGCCGTGAAGACGGGTCTGTAAAGCACCGCCGGGAGCTGGTGCTGCCGACGGCTCAGCGTGGCCGCTGCGGCCCGTGCTGCTGGGCGCCCCGAGCTGCCTCACCGCGGTCCTAAGGGTCCAGGCTTGGGCTCCCGCTGCGCGGGTGTCACATGTTGTAGGCGACGTAGATCGGGTCCAGCTGGTCGGCCAGGAACCCGTCCCGCAGGTGCATCCGCTGCTTCTCGCCCCGGGAGTTGATGGGGATGACGCCCGGGTCCACGATGGCCACCACGCCGACCACCAGGCAGTGCTCCTCCAGCACCACGCTCGTCACCAGGGCCACCAGGTCCAGCGCGGCCCGCTCCAGCCCCTCcagctccaccaccaccaccagcaggtTGGTCCATGTGAACACCGCGCTGCGGAGAGGACGGGCGTCAGGCGCGGGCAGGCCAGGCTGCAGCCACGGACGCCGGTCAAGGCCCCCGGAGAGGGACAGTGAGGACGGCAGCCGGTGGCGCGTGCTAGAGCGCACAGGTTCAGCGAGACCCGGAGGACGTGCTTTAATTAAAGTTCTCCTTAAGAATCCCGAGTATTATTTGGTGTTGAAAACTGTACCTGCCCCAATGCAGGCTCCCTCCAAAGTGAAGATACCACGAGTTAAAACCATCTAAACTAAGAAATTCACAATAAAAGCAGAACGTTTCAGGATTAGAACTGTGTACACATTACATCTTGCCTGTGCACTCAGGGGTGGTCGCTTGGTTTAAAACTGAttaggaagaaggaaaatcaagCAAACACTTGAAGGCAGCAATGGGTGGCCTGGAGGGGTGTCTCAGGGTGGGCTGGAGGCGGTGGCCCCAGGCCCTGTGTGCGCTGTGGACAGCCGGGAGGCCGCTGCACAGGGCAGCAGGCAGCTCTGATGAGCGCCTCGGCCCAGACCCCACACGCAGGCGCCCAGGAAGCCCCGGTGCACAGAGACGCCCTGGGCGTGCCAGGCCGCCTGCCCCCACTGCCCGCCCCAGCGCCGGCGCCTGGGGCTGCTCGTGCTCTTACCACTCGGCAATGCTCCTGTGTGCCCTGATCACAGACGTCTCAATGTCGATGGGGTGGTACCGCATGCCTCGCAGCTCCAGGGTTTCGTCCAAAGACCCAACGACATACAGCGCATCGTGGTGTTCTGCGGAGAGCACGCACTTTGGAGCGCTCACGAGCCAGGGAAGCAAGTCAGCTCTTCCTGACGCACAGCTGCGGCTCTCGCCCTGACTGCGCACTCTAGACAAGGAACAAGTTCTCCAGCCCCCACAACCGCACCCGTGGGCagatggggctgggggctggtctTGACGCGCCAAGAAGTCTCGCTCTCCTAGCAGGAAACGCCTCAGAAACGTCACTGCAATGTATGAGTGTGTAcccaaaaataattttcatctttGACACCAAAAAGCATCTACAGGGGCTGCCAGAAGTTCTGACGTGACCCAATTAGCTGCAACGCCAAGCGGGTCTTTAGACACTAAAAGCAGAAGGTTCTGGAGAGCCGCCTGCTGGCCGAGGGGCTCAGCCCGCTGGAAGGTCAGAGCAGGGGGGAGCCTGCCGCCAGCACCACCTCCGGGGGCCGCACCCAGGGACAGGACGGCTTGGGGAGACGCGCGGGGCTGAGTTAGCCCCGGTGCGGGACGAGGTCTTGGCCCGCATTTTGGTGGGCGTGGACCCGTCATAAACAAGACCTCCAAGGCGTTTCTCAGGGTCACTGCGCGGCTCTGCTGCGCTGGGGCTTTAACCGCACACCGCAGTCTTTCACAAGGAGAAAGTCAGTGGAGAGAGGAGCCAGGGGAGCAGCCCGGAGCCGCGAGAGGAGAGCCCGCAGCCAGTGCGCCGCGTGTGGGGCGCCGCGGAGCCCAAGGCCGGCAGCAGACGCCCCGGGGACAGGCCTGCCAGCCTCGGAGACCCGGCCAGGAAACCCCCGCCAGGAGACCCTGCCGCTGAGCAACCACCGGGCGGCTTTTGTTTCAGGAGCCAAGAAGCGAAAACAGGAAGATTAGAATTTGCAGCGAGGGCGGTCATCAGAGTGCGACCTTTACCCTGTCGCCTAACGGAAGGCTCCTGGGTGGGTGTGGGCCGGCCCGGCTGACGCTCCCCTGCCCGCGGGGCCCCTCACCTCCGCTGGCGTCGGTGAGCTCCGCCCTGCGGAGGAAGCCGAGGTACCCGGTCCTGGCCCAGACGGTCTCGGTGTCCCCGAAGCTGAGCCGAGCGCTGAAGTGGTCGGCGTGCAGCGACTCCTCGCCGTAGACCGTGTAGTAGCCGCTGGCGTTGTGGGGGCTGCTCACCCAGACCTGCCGGGCCGGCAGGGCGCCGGCGGCGGGAGGCACGGCCACGCCCACCGGGCACGGACCAGGACGCGCGCGCGCAAAGGAGGGCCAGGACCCCCGAGGACCGCTAACCGGATGGGGGGCGTCTCCACGTCTCTCGTTTTGTGAACTAAATTAAGTTACTCGTTCGGACAAAGTAAGTAATCTTCCCTCCTTTGGCCTGGGACTGACGTTTGCAGGACTTTTTCCGACACAGACGAGCATAAAGATGTAATTCTGTGCTCACATCAAACTGCTATTCGTGATTAAGAGCGTCTAACACGCACCGCAGGGCGCGCCACGAACGCTGTGCTCTGCGCACGTCGGTGCCTGGGTGCAGGCCAgagccccgcccaccgcccggaGCCGCTGGCACTTTCCCTCCGGCGCCCCGCTAAAGCTCTGGGGCCGTGCAGGTAAGGCTCCTCCGGCGCCGCAGCCTGCAGCTCGCAGGGGTCCCTGCAGGGCACGCTGGGGGACGGAGGCTTCTTCCCCGGGCTCAGGCCACCGGGACCACCCTGGGGGCGCCCGGAGCGCCCAGCACGGCTCGCTGGCCAGGAGGGCGGGAAGGCCGTCCCATCACCGCGCCAGGGTGGCTGGAGCCAGTGACACAGCATGGCTCCTGGGGGACCCGGGCCCGACGGCCCCTGGAAGGCGGCGAGAACGCACGCTGCAAGCCAGCAGGGTCACCGGCTCTTCCCGCCCTTCCCGAAGGCTGCACGGGCGGGACCTGCCGCTGTGCTCCCGCCTGGCACGGGGACACTTCCTGACGGCACGTCCCCAAGGGCGGGCTGCCAAAGGGAGGCTGCTTCCCCATGCCCGGCGAGGCTGGGCGCGGCCTGGACCGCACGAGCATCCGCGCCCGCCATCCCTGCGCAGAAGCCGCTGTCCTGGGTCAGAGGTTGAGGGCTGGCCGcgcccctctgcctcccccaccaAGCGTGGAGGCCCATCCCACTGGCACAGAGCCTGCTTTCTGAGGAGCAGCTGAGGGGCTTTTCTACCCGCGGCCCCTGCTCGGGCCTCCCAGTGACCCTTGTGGTGGACGGGCCCCAGGAGCCAGGGCTGCAGCACGGGCCCCGGAGGGGGTGCGCCCGCCGCGGAGAGGACGCGCCCGCACTGAGGCGGCCCCCAGGGCTGAGCACTCACCTCCCCCAGGTGCGAGTCTCCAAAGGGCTCCCTGGTCTGTGTGTGCGCGATGATGACCTTCACCCCGGGCAGGATCTGAACGAGGAGAGAAGGGGCTGACGCGGCTACTCCAACACGCGACGGCCTCGGGGCCGAGCCAGGGCGCAGCGCACACGCATGGAGACGCCACCCCAACGCCGACTGCGCTTTGGAGAAAGTCGGGGACACGGTGGTACAACTGGAGTCATGCGCGTCAGCAGAGCCACGCACCCCTGGACGTGGTGGGGAGGGCCTCCGTCAGCCACCTCGTCCCACACTAGGAAACTTCCCTAAGAGCGAAAAGAGCACCTTCCAGACGACGGAGGCCTGTGCTCCGCTGGGGTCACGGCACTGAGGGCCCCAGCCCACTCGCCCCAAGGGATCCCGCCTACCGCTCTAGGCCCAAGCCCCAGCACGTGGGAAACGTCTGCCGAGGCCATTAAGCCTCTTCGAGTGCCTGATGCGCTCTCGGCTGCAGCCGGGGCGCTCTCCCGGGGCAGTGCGACTTGCAGCCGCCTCTCCGCCATCGGCTGAACCTTCCGACGTGCCCGTCCAGGACGGACAAAGGCTGCTGCCGCGCCACCCAGAGCACGAGACCTTCGAGGGAAACGGCCCCGCGTCAGAGCACGGGGCAGCTGGGCCTGGCCCgtctcccagggcttcagctcctCATCGGTTATGCAAGGAGGTGCCAGCAGGCGTGAGCGGGGGACGAGCAGAGCGCGAGCTCCGGCTTCCGAGGCCCGTCTCAGCGCTGTGCTCACGGCTGGCGGCGAGGCCTGCGCTGGCCTCCCAGGGCCTGGGCGTCCTGCTCCGAGGTTTTAAACCTGGAGTCACCCTCAGCTCGCCCACCCGGAGCGGCGTCTGGCGAGCGGGCTTTCCAGGCCTCGGCAGCTAAGGGGCCCGTGCTGCGCCTCCACACGCGTTCGCCCAGGCTTCACGGGTCCGCGCACCCACACGCTCACTGCCATTCAGGGACCATCTACGGAGCACGGGGTGACAACCAGCCCTCCTGGGTGCCGCAAGGCTGACGGGGCGGGGGCCAGCTAGCCGCAGcaagctcccccccccccccccccccccgccgcggGTTCTGTCTACTCTGCCTTAGAGCCCCTTCCTCCTCGCAGGGAAAGCAACAGCGCCCACCCGAGACTCGGGGCGCTTCgcgaggaggggaaggggctgcccTTCGCCCAAGGCCAGCGTCCGCCCCCGGTTCTGGGAATTCTCAGCTTTCCTTCCAGCCCCGACCCCACAGGCCTTCCGTGGGGCCAGGTGGACCTTCTCCCGCTCTCGTCACGTCCGCCTCTGCGGCTCTGCTCTCCTCACGAACGCCCCCCGCCTCTCGCTCTGACACGCTGGGGGCGCTCAGCCCGCTCCAGCCACCCCAGCCTCCCTGCGGCTCCGCCTCCTCGGCTCGCGGATGCTGTTCCAGGTGCCACTGCTGCTCCTGCGCAGGGGTGCGTGCCCCAGCCCACGGCCACCGCGCAGCGCGGCCCCCTCCCACGCGGCTGGCGTCAGGCCTCCGCGGCTCTCCCTCTCTGGGCACACGGCAAAACCACGGCGTGGGGGTGAGTGCAGACCCCAGGTGGCCCTGCTTTGGGCCTCAAGGTTGTGAAAGTGCAGGGGCTCTGAGCCCAGTGAGGATGGCGTGAGCCCCACAGCCCATCTCACCatgatcaacagtagctgactttggtgagaaatcatctctgatggtgcctgggTTTGGACTTCtcacagccttggaattgtaagcttttactccaaataaatcccccttataaaagccaacctttactagtactttgcatcggtaagcctttggcaaactaaaacagaccaattgattgtttaagagtgtgttatttaacttccatatatttgttgaTTTCCCAGTTTTCCGCCTGTTACCGATTTCCAGCttccattccattgtggttagagaagatgctttgtataatttcaatcttgtaaAATTATTGAAACTTACTTGgggaacacttgagaagaatgtatatcctgctgttttggggtacattgttctgtatatgtctgttaggtctgatTCATTTATAGTagtattcaaattctctgttttcttattgatcttctgtctagatgttctgtctgtTGTTGAGAATGgtatttttaaatcttcaaattattgtagagttgtctatttttcctttcagttttgctggtGTTTGACTCATATATattggggcactgtggttaggtgcatatatatttatggttgttatttGTTCTTGGTGGGTAGACccttttaatatataatgttcttctttgtttctatAACAACTTTTGAATTAGTCTATATTGTGTGATATTAGTTTAGTGATCTtggctttctttttattattactcaCATGGATTATCTTTTACCATCCTTTTATGTTCAACCTATTTGAGTCTTTGAATCTAAGGAGAGTCTCTTGTTAACATATATttagatcatgctttttttttttaatccattctgccaatctttttcttttggttggggattttaatccattaacattcagtgttattactataaaggcagtattTATGtcagccattttgtcttttggtttttatgtcttacatcttttttgtcTCTATTATCTTTTATTGCAGTTATAATAGAAATGTGCTACGCAGTCAGATATGGTAACCACTAGCCACTGTCAccattgagcacttgaaatgtggttagtgCAACTGGAAACTGAATATtggttttaatttacttttaactaattaaaatgtaaatagccacatgtggctagtggctactttATGGAACAGCACAATAGAGTGTATAATCTACTCAAAAGCATTCTGCAAAAAACTAATACTAAAATATATCTCATGCAGTTTTTTGTCCCTGCTCTTGGCAATGGGAGAAGAGTAGGAAAGATGAACAATGTAACGTGTGCATTTAAAAACCCAtgaaagggaaacagacttgtcccagtggttagggcatctgtctaccacatgggaggtctgcggttcaaaccctggacctccttgacccgtgtgcagctggcccccGCGCAGTGCTGtttgtgcaaggagtaccgtgccatgcaggggtgttccccgcgtaggggagacccacacgcaaggagtgcgtcccataaggagagctgcccagcatgaaagaaagttcagcctgcccaggaatggtgcaatacacacggagagctgacgcaacaagatgaggcaacaaaaagaaacacagattcccgtgccgctgacaacaacagacgcggacaaagaagaacacacagcaaatggacacagagaccagacaatggggcggggggtggggggaggtaaggggagataaataattaaataaatctttaaaaaaaaaacaaacacaaaacccaCAAAATTTTGGAAACAGTGCTGGttctctgattttaaaaaagggtTGGAGGTAGTTATTCTGGGGACTTTATCTGAGCAAGGCTTCCTTAATGATGGAGCCAGCAGCtccttttgcttgtttgtttgttttaagtatCAAGCTTGAACTGAAATATTCTTATAAGGGTGtggtcttcctcctcctcttctttcctccctgcATTTGTCTCTTTCCCGCTTTCTCTTTGTGATTTAGAATGATGATTCTGGTAGCATGCAGAGAACAGATGGGAAGAATATACAGTTGAAGGCAGAAAAAATAGTTTAAAGAAACCATTGCAGTAATCCAGGGCAAGAGATTATGATGCCCTGGACAGAGGGTGAGGCAGTGGGACGAGTAGAATGGATCTGAAAGAGAACCAGTGAACTTTGAGACGAGTGACACTGAAGGACAGTCTAGGATGACTCCTGATTTTCTGAGATTGGgtgactgggagagaatggtgcTAAGGTATGGAGTACCTTATACTGTTCTGTCTATGCTGAGTGTGAGGTGTCTCAGGGAGAACTGAGTGGTGGTGTGCAAGGGACATTTGGCTATGTGGACCTGGTACTTTCTAGAAAGGAGTAAGCTAGAGGTAAAAACTTAGAGGACATCAGCACATAAATACCAGTTGAAGTGAATGTGATTATCcagggaaaactgaaaaatcaaagAGAGCCTAGGACAAGACCTACGGAAACTCAAATCCATAAAAGCAAGGCAGGGTAGAGAGCTCCAGGGAAGACTGacggagggagaaggagaaatagGGATGTGAGCATCTGTGAACTCAAGGCAGGAAAGGGTTTCAAGAAAAGATGCATTTTTAGGAGTAAAGGAAATTTTCTAGGTCAATGTGCATGACCAGCCATCAGGTAAAGGTGACTCTCCTTCCCCAAATCTCACTGAAATGATTGAAgttataaaaattgaaaagaaaaaaaattcatagtgATTTACATTCTGGAAAATCAGAATGGTAGATCAGAGCAGGAAGAACTCTCTAGTTAGAGAAGATGGAGGTGAGGCAGATAGAAAGAGACGGGCAGCACGTCCTCTTAGCTGAGTGTGGGGCATGAGGGGGTATTGTGAAGAgatggcacagcactcattggcCTCAGGgtctcccatggctttctcttagCAGGGTCCACTAGTTAAGTGGGGAAAGGGAGCACAGAGAGCAACTTCTCCCTCACACTCATTGTTAGAGTTGATTTGAACTGAACTTGTGTGgctgaaaaattggaaaaacacTAGAGTAGATGATACATAAGTTCTTGTTACTGTTCCAAAACTGTTCTAAGTTTCAATCATGAGATCTTTAGGAATCCTAGCATAGTGTGTCTGTATCTCACCAAGTGAGtttaaaatcattcattcattaaatatctGCCATCTTTAAAAGGTTTATCATCTACTTACATGCTTATATAATGCAGATTTATTATCCGAGAGGTATATTTTTATGGAAGAATCTAGTtatctttctctttggcattgcTGTCCACATACTTCTCTCTCCTAAATGAATGTTCAGGGAATTCAGTTAAATGGGATAATTTAAATAAGTTCACGAGGACCGTGGGTAAATATGGCAGACGTCATATGAGCAGGGATTCCTTGGTGCAAGGGAAACGCAGCCCAGCTGATCATAGTCTTCAGTTTGAAAATCCTTTAAGAGTTATCGTAATACAGATAACtgcttcttgtttaattttttttctcattgtgaatatttaaacttacagaaaaatGGTGAGAAGTTTTACAGTACAACCACTCTCGTACCTGCCACCCACCTTTGCCAAAAATTAAGATCTTGCCACAATAGcttaaaatcttttttcaaaTAACATTTTAGAGAGAGTTGGAGCCCCACTCACTCCCTAATTCCATCCCCCCCAATTCTCTCCTGactttattttattgcatttctctatatccttaaacaatttatttattttttaaaaagatttattattattactttttatttttttctcttctctttcccccccacccctccgttgtctgctctctgtgtccattcactgtgtgttcttctgtgtccacttgcattcttgttagtggcactgggaatctgtgtctctttttgttgtgtcatcttgctgtgtcagctctctgtgtgtgcagcaccactcctgggcaggctgcgcttttatcgcatggggtggccctccttacagggtgcactccttgcacatggggctccccaatgcaggggacaccctgtatggcatggcactccttgcgcgcatcagcactgctcatgaaccagctcaccacatggcttagtaggccctgggtttgaaccctgaacctcccatgtggtaggccgaagctttattagttgagccaaatttgcttcccatcCTAAATGATATATAgtgcttttttcatgttttagaactttatgCAAGTGATAACAGTCTGTgactccttcttcctcttaatgaTGTGCTTTTGAAATGGTGATGGTATCTATTTGGTA is part of the Dasypus novemcinctus isolate mDasNov1 chromosome 6, mDasNov1.1.hap2, whole genome shotgun sequence genome and harbors:
- the LOC131278810 gene encoding disco-interacting protein 2 homolog A-like, with translation MRYHPIDIETSVIRAHRSIAECAVFTWTNLLVVVVELEGLERAALDLVALVTSVVLEEHCLVVGVVAIVDPGVIPINSRGEKQRMHLRDGFLADQLDPIYVAYNM